The Anopheles merus strain MAF chromosome 2L, AmerM5.1, whole genome shotgun sequence genome has a segment encoding these proteins:
- the LOC121594537 gene encoding SCY1-like protein 2 isoform X7 has translation MPAATMFSKFKSATTSAPPQNPYDNNPITQYFEIGKQVACAGPELIWKIHEGYRKTDGKECSIFVFEKRTAEKLHKPKRKETVTEILRASVKQLERFRHPKILQIMHTVEESSETLSFATEPVIASLANILAYQEAGGTITGPPSTGASGQHCPNSVATNRPAHAKEYTFLDIELKYGILQITEALSFLHYSGQVIHKNVCPSSILITKKGTWKLAGFEFTERTNETDATDPVPCQPWSTRASKLVQPNLDYMAPEIQINSSCSILSDMFSLGMVICAIFNHGRSLIQSGNSTSTYLKQMELLDEAVHNILPRIPIPLQEATTRLLKKSPGARPTAQLLTLIKYFSDPAVQALQFLDVINMKDPTQKTHYYRSTLREVLPFIPRKLWWQHIWPNLQQEMRADEVLAAVLQPALTLVQESSNSEYEAIILPTFKTVFVAPKSIQATVALLENLHIILEKTPRDDIRTEVLPLLFNALESTTIQVQSAALVAVTNVYDYLDDITIKKLVLPKLKSVFEKNQSDLKIMGNVLQCVERTLDKLDKSQIIDEVLPLLLEVRLTDPDIVVRVVNIYRIMLCDKKYGLTVNIMATKVMPTLLPQTVNPSLNLEQFMILLEVLQEMLDQIDRQQRNKLKLDNLSLPSPDRHRPLRHQFSSDNMNAQQFNIPNLRIDQRKTSSAEDMARKNSTGTRRGSGALGSWWFGGSPSSPDSNFLRVVNAFPNRRLSDNTLMTPKIRIAPSCASSPGGTPGGGLPIRRHSSIGPQERRGSNINLSPPTQAFSARGGSGSSLSVPSSSAYVVSSMEKTRVGGSMPNTSSSVPFLLSSSMQSIRSRRTSTVLSSGPLGSGSGLLQQLGSGMVRQLTGYGGSGAASPVQQSLFNGNSSSQTRNNYILNTKNFKSVLEKVTKNRPRSSSLFSMDNDR, from the exons GAGTGCTCGATCTTTGTGTTCGAAAAGCGGACGGCCGAAAAGCTGCACAAACCAAAGCGGAAGGAGACGGTTACGGAAATTTTGCGAGCATCGGTAAAGCAGCTGGAACGATTTCGGCACCCCAAG ATACTGCAGATCATGCACACGGTCGAGGAAAGCTCGGAAACCCTCTCATTCGCTACCGAGCCCGTCATCGCCAGCTTGGCCAACATCCTGGCCTATCAG GAAGCTGGCGGAACAATTACAGGGCCACCGAGCACGGGAGCTTCCGGTCAGCACTGCCCGAACAGTGTCGCCACGAACCGGCCAGCCCACGCGAAAGAATACACGTTCCTCGACATCGAGCTGAAGTACGGAATCCTACAG ATCACCGAAGCACTGTCGTTTCTGCACTACTCCGGCCAGGTGATACACAAAAACGTCTGCCCATCATCGATACTGATAACGAAAAAGGGCACCTGGAAGCTGGCCGGGTTCGAGTTCACCGAGCGCACCAACGAAACCGACGCAACCGATCCGGTACCGTGCCAACCCTGGTCGACCAGAGCCTCCAAGCTGGTACAGCCGAACCTGGACTACATGG CGCCCGAAATCCAGATtaacagcagctgcagcataCTGAGCGATATGTTCTCGCTCGGGATGGTTATTTGTGCCATTTTCAACCACGGCCGTTCGCTGATACAGTCGGGCAACTCCACCTCGACCTACCTGAAGCAGATGGAACTG CTAGATGAGGCAGTGCACAACATCCTACCCAGGATACCGATCCCGCTGCAGGAGGCAACCACAAGGCTATTGAAAAAATCGCCCGGAGCTCGCCCAACGGCTCAGCTGCTAACGCTCATCAAGTACTTCAG CGATCCAGCCGTACAGGCGCTACAATTCCTCGATGTCATCAACATGAAGGATCCGACGCAGAAAACGCACTACTACCGCAGCACCCTCAGAGAAGTTTTACCGTTCATACCGCGG AAACTCTGGTGGCAACATATCTGGCCTAATCTGCAGCAGGAAATGCGTGCTGATGAAGTGCTGGCCGCCGTCTTGCAGCCCGCCCTCACCCTGGTCCAAGAATCTTCAAACTCGGAATATGAAGCAATCATTTTACCTACCTTTAA GACTGTTTTTGTAGCTCCAAAATCTATACAAGCAACCGTAGCATTATTAGAGAACTTACACATTATTCTAGAGAAAACACCACGGGATGATATACGGACGGAAGTTTTACCCCTCCTGTTCAACGCGTTGGAAAGCACAACGATACAGGTGCAG AGTGCCGCCCTGGTAGCGGTTACGAACGTGTACGACTACCTGGACGACATCACAATCAAGAAGCTGGTGCTGCCGAAGCTGAAGTCGGTGTTTGAAAAGAACCAAAGCGATCTGAAAATCATGGGCAACGTGCTACAGTGCGTCGAACGTACGCTGGATAAGCTGGATAAGTCTCAG ATAATCGATGaggtgctgccgctgctgctcgaggTGCGACTCACCGATCCGGATATTGTGGTGCGCGTCGTCA ACATCTATCGGATCATGCTGTGCGACAAAAAGTATGGCTTAACGGTTAACATCATGGCGACCAAGGTGATGCCTACGCTGCTACCGCAGACAGTGAATCCGTCGTTAAATCTGGAACAGTTTATGATACTTCTGGAG GTGCTTCAGGAAATGCTGGACCAAATAGATAGACAACAACGTAACAAATTGAAGCTGGACAATCTATCGCTCCCGTCGCCGGATCGGCACCGGCCGCTGCGGCACCAGTTCTCCTCGGACAACATGAACGCGCAGCAGTTTAACATACCGAACCTACGCATCGACCAGCGCAAAACGTCGAGCGCCGAGGATATGGCACGGAAGAACTCGACAGGTACCCGAAGAG GATCGGGTGCTCTAGGTAGCTGGTGGTTCGGCGGCTCGCCGTCCTCGCCGGACAGTAACTTCCTCCGGGTGGTGAACGCATTCCCGAACCGCCGCCTGTCCGACAACACGCTCATGACGCCGAAAATACGCATCGCGCCATCTTGTGCTTCGTCTCCGG GTGGAACCCCGGGCGGAGGGCTACCGATACGACGACACTCGAGCATTGGTCCGCAGGAACGACGAGGCTCCAACATCAATCTGTCACCACCGACT CAGGCTTTCAGCGCTCGAGGGGGCTCCGGTTCGAGCCTTTCTGTGCCTTCCTCATCCGCTTACGTCGTAAGTTCAATGGAGAAAACACGAGTG GGAGGCTCGATGCCGAACACTTCGAGCAGTGTTCCGTTCCTACTGTCGTCGAGCATGCAATCGATCAGGAGCCGTCGTACCTCGACCGTGCTCTCGTCCGGACCGCTCGGTTCCGGTTCCGGTCTGCTTCAACAGCTCGGTTCCGGCATGGTAAGACAACTGACTGGTTATGGTGGCTCCGGTGCCGCAAGTCCGGTTCAACAGTCTCTTTTCAATGGAAATTCTAGTAGTCAGACTCGAAATAATTAT